In a genomic window of Spirosoma agri:
- a CDS encoding metallophosphoesterase family protein, whose protein sequence is MIRIGLLSDTHSYLDPHLFTHFDACDEIWHAGDVGALTVADQLRAFRPLRVVSGNIDQEANDLPANQRFTIDGLHFWMTHIGGTPPRYNPTVRPTLQGNPPDVFICGHSHILKVVRDPKLANMLFINPGAAGKTGFHVMRTAIRFAIDEGRIVDMQVIELGKR, encoded by the coding sequence ATGATTCGTATTGGCCTGCTTTCGGATACGCACAGTTATCTTGATCCCCACCTATTCACTCACTTCGACGCATGTGATGAAATCTGGCATGCGGGCGATGTCGGTGCGCTAACCGTTGCTGATCAGTTGCGGGCGTTTCGTCCGTTGCGCGTCGTTTCTGGCAATATTGATCAGGAAGCAAACGATCTTCCCGCCAATCAGCGGTTCACCATCGACGGGTTACATTTCTGGATGACGCACATTGGCGGTACGCCACCGAGGTATAATCCGACGGTTCGACCTACTTTACAAGGAAATCCGCCCGACGTCTTTATATGTGGGCATTCGCATATTCTCAAAGTTGTACGCGACCCGAAACTGGCTAACATGCTCTTCATAAATCCTGGCGCAGCAGGCAAGACCGGCTTTCATGTCATGCGAACGGCGATTCGGTTTGCGATTGACGAAGGCCGGATTGTTGACATGCAAGTTATTGAGCTAGGGAAACGGTAA
- a CDS encoding fatty acid--CoA ligase has protein sequence MIQTKLIPRTDEAFEPPMLIKNILAESLKYEPQREIVYRDLFRMNYIEFNQRVRRLANVLTGLGVKPGDTVAVLDWDSHRYLECFFGVTSIGAILHTVNVRLSPAQILYTMNHAEDKFVLIHEDFLPILDSIKGQLKTVDCFVLLSDKVYTDLNAVGQVPTGLTGEYEALLRDVSDQYDFPDFDENTWATSFYTTGTTGNPKGVYFSHRQLFMHTMGLLTYLIGYEALPFRSRTDVYMPITPMFHVHAWGFPFLATLLAAKQVYPGKYEPEMLLRLLVTEGVTLSHCVPTILNMLVSSPAAQKFRDQLSRWSVLIGGSALTKGLAKAALDLGINVTSGYGMSETAPILSVVYLNDAERALPFDEQVDFRTRAGRIAPYVDARLMNDEGEFLPHDGETLGEIVVRTPWTTQGYYNDPERGAELWKHGWLHTGDVASITPDHWIIVADRTKDVIKTGGEWVSSLDMEDSLSQLEGVAESAVVGLPDDRWGERPHALIIPKPGYELTAEGIKASLQSRIDRGELHKWYMPDRILFVSEIPKTSVGKIDKKRIRSEMKAQLLSS, from the coding sequence ATGATCCAGACAAAACTGATTCCCCGAACCGACGAAGCTTTTGAGCCACCGATGCTGATAAAGAACATACTGGCCGAGTCGCTCAAGTATGAGCCGCAACGCGAAATCGTTTACCGCGATCTGTTCCGGATGAATTACATCGAGTTCAACCAGCGGGTTCGACGGTTAGCTAACGTATTGACTGGACTTGGCGTGAAACCGGGCGATACAGTTGCCGTTTTAGACTGGGACAGCCATCGATACCTCGAGTGTTTTTTTGGTGTAACCAGCATTGGCGCCATTCTCCATACGGTCAATGTACGGCTATCTCCGGCTCAAATCCTGTATACGATGAATCACGCGGAAGACAAGTTTGTACTTATTCATGAGGACTTTCTTCCTATTCTTGATTCAATAAAAGGCCAATTAAAAACGGTAGACTGCTTTGTGTTGCTCAGCGATAAAGTCTACACGGACCTCAACGCCGTTGGTCAGGTTCCGACTGGTCTGACAGGTGAATACGAAGCACTACTGCGGGATGTTTCTGATCAGTATGACTTCCCGGACTTCGATGAAAATACGTGGGCAACCTCCTTCTACACCACGGGTACAACAGGCAACCCGAAAGGAGTCTATTTCTCGCATCGTCAATTGTTCATGCATACGATGGGCCTGTTGACGTATCTGATCGGCTACGAAGCATTACCTTTCCGATCGCGTACCGACGTGTATATGCCCATTACGCCCATGTTTCACGTTCATGCGTGGGGGTTTCCCTTTCTGGCTACACTGTTGGCGGCCAAGCAGGTTTATCCCGGTAAGTATGAACCCGAAATGCTCCTCAGGCTGCTCGTTACTGAAGGTGTAACGCTCTCTCACTGCGTACCAACGATCCTGAATATGCTCGTCAGCAGCCCGGCAGCACAAAAATTCCGCGACCAGTTGAGCCGATGGAGTGTACTGATCGGTGGTTCAGCACTGACGAAGGGATTGGCTAAGGCAGCACTGGATTTAGGCATTAACGTAACATCCGGCTACGGTATGTCGGAGACAGCTCCCATTCTGTCTGTCGTCTATTTGAACGACGCAGAACGAGCATTACCGTTTGATGAGCAGGTTGACTTCCGCACGCGTGCGGGTCGAATCGCTCCGTATGTCGACGCGCGACTAATGAACGATGAGGGCGAGTTTTTGCCACACGATGGCGAGACGCTGGGTGAAATTGTGGTACGAACACCCTGGACAACGCAGGGGTATTACAATGACCCGGAGCGGGGAGCTGAGCTGTGGAAACATGGATGGCTGCACACGGGCGACGTTGCCAGCATTACCCCTGATCACTGGATCATAGTAGCCGACCGCACCAAAGATGTTATCAAAACGGGCGGTGAATGGGTATCTTCCCTGGACATGGAAGATTCATTGTCGCAGCTGGAAGGGGTGGCGGAATCGGCGGTGGTTGGGTTACCCGATGATCGTTGGGGAGAACGGCCTCATGCCCTCATTATTCCGAAACCGGGGTATGAGTTGACGGCGGAAGGCATCAAAGCCAGCTTACAGTCCAGAATCGATCGTGGCGAACTACACAAGTGGTATATGCCCGACCGGATTTTGTTCGTCTCCGAAATTCCGAAGACCAGCGTTGGTAAGATCGATAAAAAGCGTATCCGATCTGAAATGAAAGCGCAACTTCTTTCGTCGTAA
- a CDS encoding hybrid sensor histidine kinase/response regulator encodes MVLIVDDRPENILPLKKILELHKFAVDTAESGEEALKKILKTNYSVIILDVQMPGMDGFEVATAITGFSRSKDTSIIFLSAVNTEKKFITKGYTSGGVDYLTKPVDPDILVLKVKTLHRLYEQQQELRATQDSLRKEIEVRKQAQEELSSRMQELRLVLASLPQMAFTVTTDGTIEYVNEHWFNYSINSKAFPLTHDDDLDTCQEWPSYLEKGIEFTREMRLKEIATGDYRHHLLRITPIKQQDALVRWVGTFTDIHAQKLAAETLEEQVATRTKELLLKNTELETTNHELQQFTWVVSHDLKEPLRKIQLLHDLIKERYLNGNPEAISYLDRSIRSSARLSKLIDDLLAYSQLARPAMFKPTDLKALLDEILVDFEDTINKKSAVITIDTLPVIDTIPGRIRQVFQNLISNALKFTRTNVAPIITIRAELVAEKELDSERCENGNFCRIVVSDNGIGFDEKFLDRIFVIFQRLNNRTSYEGTGIGLAIAKKNIDRHSGLISARSKIDEGTQFILILPTQQLGEPATN; translated from the coding sequence ATGGTTCTTATTGTCGATGATAGGCCGGAGAATATTCTGCCGCTGAAAAAGATTTTAGAGCTGCATAAGTTTGCTGTCGACACAGCCGAGTCGGGCGAAGAAGCGTTAAAGAAAATCCTGAAAACAAATTACTCGGTCATCATTCTCGATGTGCAAATGCCGGGAATGGATGGTTTTGAAGTGGCTACTGCCATAACAGGTTTTAGCCGATCTAAAGACACCTCGATCATCTTTTTGTCGGCGGTCAATACCGAGAAAAAATTTATTACGAAAGGCTACACCTCGGGTGGCGTCGATTACCTGACTAAACCGGTCGATCCCGATATTCTGGTTCTGAAAGTGAAAACCCTGCACCGACTCTATGAGCAGCAGCAGGAGCTACGAGCCACACAGGATTCGTTACGGAAGGAGATCGAGGTACGGAAGCAGGCACAGGAAGAACTGAGTAGTCGAATGCAGGAGCTACGGCTGGTACTGGCGTCTCTGCCACAAATGGCCTTTACCGTCACTACCGATGGAACGATCGAATACGTGAACGAACATTGGTTTAACTATTCGATCAACTCGAAAGCGTTTCCTTTGACGCATGACGATGATTTGGATACCTGCCAGGAATGGCCCAGCTACTTAGAAAAAGGCATCGAGTTTACGCGCGAAATGCGGCTGAAAGAGATTGCTACCGGCGATTACAGGCATCATCTGCTGCGCATCACACCCATAAAACAACAGGATGCACTGGTACGCTGGGTAGGCACGTTCACCGATATTCACGCCCAGAAACTGGCTGCAGAAACCCTAGAAGAACAGGTTGCTACACGCACGAAAGAGCTCCTTCTCAAGAACACCGAGTTAGAAACGACCAACCACGAACTTCAGCAGTTCACGTGGGTTGTATCGCACGACTTGAAAGAGCCACTCCGTAAGATTCAGCTTCTGCACGATCTCATTAAAGAAAGATACCTGAACGGAAACCCGGAGGCTATCTCGTATCTCGACCGCTCGATCCGGTCGTCGGCTCGCCTGTCCAAACTGATCGATGATTTGCTGGCCTATTCGCAGCTAGCCAGACCCGCCATGTTCAAGCCAACGGACTTGAAGGCATTACTCGACGAGATTCTGGTTGATTTTGAGGATACGATCAACAAGAAGAGCGCGGTGATTACGATTGATACCTTGCCTGTGATTGATACGATACCGGGCCGGATCAGGCAGGTCTTTCAAAACCTGATCAGCAACGCGCTCAAATTCACCCGAACCAATGTGGCACCCATCATTACGATCAGGGCTGAACTCGTTGCGGAAAAGGAACTCGACAGTGAACGATGCGAGAACGGGAATTTTTGCCGCATTGTCGTGAGCGATAACGGTATTGGATTCGACGAGAAATTCCTCGACCGAATCTTCGTTATTTTTCAACGGTTAAATAATCGTACCAGCTACGAAGGAACGGGTATTGGCCTGGCCATCGCTAAAAAGAATATCGACAGGCACAGCGGACTGATTTCGGCCAGAAGCAAAATAGATGAAGGAACGCAGTTCATCCTTATCTTGCCCACACAGCAACTGGGCGAACCTGCCACGAATTGA